A DNA window from Maribellus comscasis contains the following coding sequences:
- a CDS encoding M56 family metallopeptidase: protein MSRDKTHKLNRFLLLGILFFSALIPLVQLPFFYKRTVVKPVEFVREVFIPVSPSVEVYTPGIEIASLPENTGIHINPWLVFYLIAISFLILRLAISVFRIFQLYRRSERIGFRRFVLAVVRDYIQPFSFVKHIFISEKDYESNQEILIAHEAEHIRQKHHIDLFLLEAFTLFYWFNPFMWLLRRDLKLVHEYQADQAVLQKGIDAKKYQLLVLEKAVGERRFAMANHFVQKPIFKRMKMMKSNQTNRWGGLKLMYFVPLIILMLQAFTRPELIQRTEELIPSVFQKNEQEKWLEKWTSEEIGKGFFDPDIRTESSLKKDNNVLVILMNANDEYLIEGEYHKAVEIKSIVKSFLYGKNPDGKKGPDYLEKQIPAIGKLKVSQGIISYKHDLASSSEMVNNTIRAIGEGCMEVRNEKAKVLFDREYFALDDERQEAVDKAVPIWFSYMSPKSPTPNVWLPFERKPSPPGPIEITFKGNGNVIVENHKFDSFEEFEENLKYWTRELDEFNKDRRSQGFYRANVTYEDIPRSEQKNINYILYKNNVHVKHIKSNVGFTSVIIQIKSDFNEADLKEIRQKAEKDFKKYNGEFNVLIQFADRVTEEQIEAVEDIYKELGVKNISAKENERPSLPLLLIHLYPNEVKNVFLDTISMEDVSEYTMSWLEKVRSEYSAAIYAHQNVSEERIQQLKEKIRDGGVEAQISVKKLN from the coding sequence ATGAGCAGGGATAAAACGCACAAATTAAACCGTTTTTTACTGCTGGGAATATTGTTTTTTTCGGCGCTGATTCCATTGGTTCAACTTCCTTTTTTTTATAAAAGAACGGTAGTTAAACCCGTAGAATTTGTGCGCGAAGTTTTTATTCCTGTAAGTCCATCTGTTGAGGTTTATACGCCCGGGATAGAAATTGCTTCCCTACCTGAAAATACCGGGATTCATATAAATCCATGGTTGGTTTTCTATTTGATTGCAATTTCTTTTTTAATACTTCGGCTGGCGATATCGGTTTTTCGGATTTTTCAGTTGTACAGGCGCTCTGAAAGAATTGGTTTTCGCCGGTTTGTATTGGCTGTCGTGAGAGATTATATCCAGCCCTTTTCTTTTGTTAAACACATTTTTATTTCTGAAAAAGATTACGAATCAAATCAAGAAATTTTAATTGCACATGAAGCGGAACACATCAGGCAGAAACACCATATCGATTTGTTTTTACTTGAGGCTTTTACTTTGTTTTACTGGTTTAATCCTTTTATGTGGTTGTTGCGGCGCGATTTAAAATTAGTTCACGAGTACCAGGCCGACCAGGCCGTTCTGCAAAAAGGCATCGATGCAAAAAAATATCAACTGTTGGTTCTTGAAAAAGCTGTTGGCGAAAGACGTTTTGCCATGGCAAACCATTTTGTACAAAAACCAATTTTTAAACGCATGAAAATGATGAAAAGTAATCAAACAAATCGTTGGGGCGGACTAAAGCTGATGTACTTTGTTCCGCTGATTATTTTGATGTTACAGGCTTTTACCCGGCCTGAACTGATTCAGAGAACCGAAGAGTTGATTCCATCTGTTTTTCAAAAGAATGAACAGGAGAAATGGTTGGAGAAATGGACTTCAGAAGAGATTGGGAAGGGTTTTTTTGATCCTGACATAAGAACAGAAAGTTCGTTAAAAAAAGACAATAATGTTTTGGTGATTTTAATGAATGCTAATGATGAATATTTGATTGAAGGAGAATATCATAAAGCAGTTGAAATAAAATCAATTGTGAAAAGCTTTTTGTATGGCAAAAATCCGGATGGAAAAAAAGGTCCTGATTATTTGGAAAAACAAATTCCGGCTATTGGAAAATTAAAAGTCTCACAAGGTATTATTTCTTACAAACATGACCTTGCCTCTTCCTCTGAAATGGTGAATAACACGATAAGAGCCATTGGGGAAGGCTGTATGGAAGTTAGAAATGAAAAAGCAAAGGTGTTATTTGACCGGGAATATTTTGCTTTGGATGATGAAAGACAGGAAGCTGTTGACAAAGCTGTTCCCATTTGGTTCTCGTATATGTCACCCAAATCACCAACCCCAAATGTCTGGTTACCTTTTGAAAGAAAACCATCGCCACCTGGGCCAATTGAAATTACTTTTAAAGGGAATGGAAATGTAATTGTTGAGAATCACAAATTTGATTCGTTTGAAGAATTTGAAGAAAATCTAAAATATTGGACCAGAGAATTAGACGAGTTCAATAAAGATCGACGAAGTCAAGGATTTTATCGTGCAAACGTTACTTATGAAGATATTCCAAGATCTGAGCAGAAAAATATAAATTATATTTTGTATAAGAATAATGTTCATGTTAAGCATATAAAAAGTAATGTGGGATTTACATCTGTAATTATACAAATAAAATCAGACTTTAATGAAGCCGATTTGAAGGAGATTCGGCAAAAGGCTGAAAAAGACTTTAAAAAGTATAATGGTGAATTTAATGTTCTGATTCAATTTGCTGACAGAGTTACAGAAGAACAAATAGAAGCAGTTGAAGATATATACAAGGAGCTGGGAGTAAAAAATATATCAGCTAAAGAAAATGAACGACCTTCTCTCCCGTTACTGTTAATACACCTTTATCCAAATGAAGTAAAAAACGTCTTTTTAGATACGATTTCAATGGAAGATGTTTCTGAATATACAATGAGTTGGTTGGAGAAAGTCAGGTCGGAATATTCAGCAGCTATCTACGCTCATCAAAATGTATCAGAGGAAAGGATACAACAATTGAAAGAAAAAATTAGGGATGGCGGAGTAGAAGCACAAATAAGTGTAAAAAAATTGAATTAA
- a CDS encoding BlaI/MecI/CopY family transcriptional regulator, with the protein MKKLTQKEEEIMYLFWEKGPMFVKELKEFYTEQKLHYNTLSTIVRSLEEKGFIDHEQFGNTYRYFAAVTKQEYSKKTLGRVVKKYFDNSYENVVSLLVEDENLSLEELKKLIEEIENSKK; encoded by the coding sequence ATGAAAAAACTCACGCAAAAGGAAGAGGAAATTATGTACCTGTTTTGGGAGAAGGGCCCAATGTTTGTAAAAGAGTTAAAGGAATTTTACACCGAACAGAAACTGCATTACAACACCCTTTCCACTATTGTTCGAAGTTTAGAGGAAAAGGGATTTATTGACCATGAACAGTTTGGAAATACATACCGATATTTTGCAGCTGTTACCAAACAGGAATACAGCAAAAAAACACTCGGGAGAGTGGTGAAAAAGTACTTTGATAATTCGTATGAAAATGTGGTCTCTCTTTTGGTAGAAGATGAAAATCTTTCGCTGGAAGAATTAAAAAAGTTAATTGAAGAAATAGAGAACAGTAAAAAATAA